In Deltaproteobacteria bacterium, the following proteins share a genomic window:
- a CDS encoding methyltransferase: MSRAELREQALKSINVTLNYLVDTGEKPVGYGGVGQVEADRKRKGKYVEYPMTVYDARPLVGQLELEREGFILVRHETKMKSFYDEAEVRSVYYKETEELVKQTSGAKRVLVFDHTLRSADMATRETKQISGPVRNAHNDYTEWSGPQRVRDLLPDEAEELIKKRFAVVQVWRPINKPVEREPLAIADARSIGTKELIGSSRVYPDRVGEVYHITHNPDHVWYYFPNMQRNEAMVFKCYDSMKDGRARWTAHCAFDDPNSPPDAPPRESIEMRTLAFF; this comes from the coding sequence ATGTCACGAGCTGAATTGCGAGAACAGGCGCTGAAGTCCATCAACGTCACGCTGAACTATCTCGTCGACACCGGTGAAAAACCCGTGGGCTACGGCGGCGTCGGCCAAGTGGAAGCGGATCGTAAGCGCAAAGGCAAATATGTCGAGTACCCGATGACGGTCTACGACGCTCGGCCGTTGGTCGGCCAGCTCGAGTTGGAGCGCGAAGGTTTCATCTTGGTCAGGCATGAAACCAAGATGAAAAGTTTTTACGACGAAGCGGAAGTGCGCTCGGTGTATTACAAAGAAACCGAAGAGCTGGTCAAACAAACCTCGGGCGCCAAGCGGGTGCTGGTTTTCGATCACACATTGCGCTCCGCCGACATGGCCACCCGTGAGACCAAGCAGATCAGCGGCCCGGTGCGCAACGCCCATAATGACTACACAGAATGGTCGGGACCGCAGCGGGTGCGTGATCTGTTGCCGGACGAAGCCGAAGAGTTGATCAAGAAACGTTTCGCGGTGGTCCAGGTGTGGCGGCCGATCAACAAGCCGGTCGAGCGCGAGCCGCTGGCGATAGCCGATGCGCGCAGCATCGGGACCAAGGAATTAATCGGCAGCTCGCGCGTCTACCCGGACCGAGTCGGCGAGGTTTATCACATCACCCACAATCCCGATCATGTCTGGTACTATTTCCCCAACATGCAGCGCAACGAAGCCATGGTCTTTAAATGCTACGATTCCATGAAGGACGGCCGCGCGCGCTGGACCGCGCACTGCGCCTTTGACGACCCCAATAGCCCGCCCGATGCGCCGCCGCGCGAAAGCATTGAGATGCGCACGTTGGCTTTTTTCTGA
- the recJ gene encoding single-stranded-DNA-specific exonuclease RecJ has translation MPSHAAKRWVVKQADEAAVARHAAELKISPLLARLLIQRNLTDTSTARCFLSSSLRADLPSPFEMADMKPAVARIVGALEKKEQIAIWGDYDVDGTTGASVLVSFLRELGAAPIYHVPHRIDEGYGLNTEGLRRLKDGGVDLVVTVDCGISNAHEVAAARAFGLDIVVVDHHQTPAELPPAIAVVNPHRKDCAFPDKGLCAAGLAFYLVIGLRAKLREAGWFAQSGDPDIRRYLDIVTLGTIADMVPLKGVNRTLIKRGLVELAGSTRAGVVALKQVANIQNGSVTAGQVGFQLGPRINAAGRVDYGIKVVELLTTDSAETALRIAQELDENNRERRAIEAEVLSQALAQAEERIDGGDRYSLVLGGEGWHPGVLGIVASRIVERFHRPTVVVGIDGAMGKGSARSIRGFHMVEAFRRCAEHLEKFGGHEYAGGLSVKAEKLPDFAEGFEIVARSCLAPDDLSPLLEADAQLDLADIGLPLLQQLEILKPFGVGNPEPLFVTSQLEVCERKPFATGVRFRYRQNGRFINGVFFGDGDCLAGEPGSRVDVAHRLSENEWNGNKSVEMRIADVRPAG, from the coding sequence ATGCCGAGCCATGCCGCCAAGCGTTGGGTTGTCAAACAAGCCGATGAGGCGGCGGTCGCCCGGCACGCGGCGGAGCTGAAAATCTCGCCGCTGCTTGCGCGGTTATTAATTCAACGCAATCTCACGGACACGAGCACCGCGCGGTGCTTTCTCTCTTCCAGCCTGCGTGCCGACCTGCCATCGCCCTTCGAAATGGCCGATATGAAACCGGCGGTGGCGCGCATCGTCGGCGCGCTGGAAAAAAAGGAACAGATCGCCATCTGGGGCGACTATGACGTTGACGGCACCACCGGTGCCTCGGTATTGGTTTCTTTTCTGCGCGAGCTTGGTGCTGCTCCGATTTACCATGTGCCGCATCGCATCGACGAAGGCTATGGCCTCAACACCGAAGGTCTACGCCGCTTAAAAGACGGCGGCGTCGATCTGGTCGTCACCGTGGACTGCGGCATTTCCAACGCTCATGAAGTAGCCGCGGCGCGCGCTTTTGGTTTGGATATTGTCGTTGTCGACCATCATCAAACGCCGGCAGAGTTGCCGCCGGCGATTGCTGTCGTCAACCCGCACCGTAAAGACTGCGCTTTCCCCGACAAAGGGCTGTGCGCCGCGGGACTGGCTTTTTATCTCGTCATCGGTCTGCGTGCCAAGCTCCGCGAAGCCGGCTGGTTCGCGCAATCGGGCGATCCCGATATTCGCCGCTACCTCGACATCGTCACGCTCGGCACCATTGCCGATATGGTGCCGCTCAAGGGTGTCAACCGTACCTTAATCAAACGCGGCCTGGTGGAATTGGCCGGCTCCACCCGTGCAGGCGTGGTGGCGCTGAAACAGGTGGCCAATATCCAGAACGGCTCGGTCACTGCGGGCCAAGTGGGCTTTCAACTGGGACCGCGGATCAACGCCGCGGGCCGCGTCGATTATGGCATCAAAGTCGTGGAGCTCCTGACGACGGATTCAGCGGAAACGGCTTTGCGCATCGCCCAGGAACTCGACGAAAATAATCGCGAGCGACGCGCCATCGAAGCCGAAGTCTTGAGCCAAGCGCTGGCGCAAGCCGAAGAGCGGATCGACGGCGGCGATCGTTATTCGCTGGTTTTGGGCGGCGAGGGCTGGCACCCGGGGGTTTTGGGTATCGTCGCTTCGCGCATTGTTGAGCGCTTTCATCGACCCACAGTGGTAGTTGGCATCGACGGCGCCATGGGCAAAGGCTCAGCGCGCAGCATCCGCGGCTTTCACATGGTCGAGGCGTTTCGCCGCTGCGCCGAGCATTTGGAGAAGTTTGGCGGCCATGAGTACGCCGGCGGCCTATCGGTCAAAGCGGAGAAGCTTCCTGACTTCGCCGAGGGTTTCGAAATCGTCGCGCGGAGCTGCTTGGCGCCGGACGACTTATCGCCGCTGCTCGAAGCCGATGCGCAGCTGGATTTGGCGGATATCGGCCTACCGCTTTTGCAACAATTGGAGATACTCAAACCCTTTGGCGTTGGCAACCCCGAGCCGCTGTTTGTTACCAGCCAGTTAGAAGTATGCGAGCGCAAGCCGTTTGCCACCGGGGTGCGGTTTCGCTACCGGCAAAACGGCCGATTTATCAACGGCGTGTTTTTTGGCGATGGCGATTGTCTTGCGGGGGAGCCTGGGAGCCGGGTGGATGTCGCGCACCGGCTTAGTGAAAACGAATGGAATGGCAACAAATCCGTCGAAATGCGCATTGCCGATGTCCGACCAGCCGGTTAA
- the secF gene encoding protein translocase subunit SecF: protein MELIKPGSKIPFTRYRKIAAILSTVINLVVLAFLFFRGPNLGVDFAGGTMAQLKLQQKTSIPEIRQALETVGLGSSTIQDFGQEGANEYLVRVEKVDVPIAKVTEQLKSALTKKFGEGKFEVRRVEFVGPKIGEDLRWRGTMSVIAATIMMGVYIWVRFASAFGAKFGLHFGIGAVIALIHDVLITAGALMLANYEFDLTVVAALLTIVGFSVNDTVVICDRIRENLRKIRRESLENIINTSINETLSRTILTTGSALLVLTALYFLGGAVIRPFAFALIVGFISGVYSTIFIASPIILLWEKSFRR from the coding sequence ATGGAACTCATCAAACCGGGCTCAAAGATTCCATTCACCCGTTATCGCAAAATCGCCGCGATCCTCTCGACGGTCATCAATCTCGTCGTGCTCGCGTTTCTGTTCTTTCGCGGTCCCAATCTCGGTGTCGATTTCGCCGGCGGCACTATGGCGCAGTTGAAGTTGCAGCAAAAGACCTCGATACCGGAAATCCGCCAGGCGCTTGAAACCGTGGGGTTGGGCAGCAGCACGATTCAAGACTTTGGCCAGGAAGGGGCCAACGAATACTTGGTGCGAGTTGAGAAGGTCGATGTGCCGATCGCCAAAGTGACCGAACAGCTGAAAAGTGCGCTGACGAAAAAGTTCGGCGAAGGCAAGTTTGAAGTGCGCCGTGTTGAGTTCGTTGGGCCGAAGATTGGCGAAGACCTGCGCTGGCGCGGCACCATGTCGGTCATCGCGGCAACCATCATGATGGGCGTTTATATCTGGGTCAGGTTTGCTTCGGCCTTCGGTGCGAAGTTTGGGCTGCACTTTGGCATCGGCGCTGTGATCGCGTTGATCCATGACGTGTTGATTACCGCCGGCGCGTTGATGTTGGCGAACTACGAATTCGACTTGACCGTCGTCGCCGCACTTCTCACCATCGTCGGTTTCTCGGTCAACGACACAGTGGTCATCTGCGATCGTATTCGCGAAAACCTACGCAAAATTCGCCGCGAGAGCTTGGAAAATATTATCAACACCAGCATCAACGAAACTTTGAGCCGAACGATATTGACCACGGGGTCGGCATTGCTGGTGTTGACGGCGCTTTACTTTTTGGGTGGCGCGGTGATTCGGCCGTTCGCCTTTGCGCTGATCGTCGGTTTCATTTCCGGTGTCTACTCGACGATCTTCATCGCCAGCCCGATCATTCTGCTCTGGGAAAAGTCATTCAGGCGCTAA
- the secD gene encoding protein translocase subunit SecD translates to MRRNVLTRLSLFAVAIVAALIYLVPTFMPSLPSWWTSFLPSDKIHLGLDLQGGSHLVLEVKVDKAIENNVERAKESLVKMLRERGISGTSAERVAGTQIKIKTDAANLERVRGLLKSDFANLTIGNTQTSGGATELELSLSKEELKSLRDYAVDQSLETIRNRIDQFGVSEPIIQRQGQQDILIQLPGIQDPERAKQIVGKTALLEFKLVDESADIEQAIKSGPPPGREVLYGQAPQREGASEKAAYVLEARALMTGEFIQDARVRPSEQLQGPYVELILNSTGARLFEQITSANVKRRLAIVLDNRVYSAPVIQERIGGGRASITGSFDIKEARDLSIILRAGALPAPVEIVEERTVGPSLGRDSIQQGVTSFIVGGALVILFMIAYYKGAGLVAVVALVFNVLFMIAILAGFQAVLTLPGIAGIVLTVGMAVDANVLINERIREELRAGRAVRSAIEAGYQNALPAILDSNITTFLSGVILFQFGTGPIKGFAVTLCIGILTTVLTAVYLTRVYYDSRLGNRRLERISI, encoded by the coding sequence ATGCGTCGTAACGTGCTGACGCGGTTGAGCCTGTTCGCCGTAGCCATTGTCGCGGCATTGATTTATCTGGTGCCGACTTTCATGCCTTCGCTGCCATCTTGGTGGACGAGCTTTCTGCCGTCGGACAAGATCCATTTAGGACTCGATCTTCAGGGCGGCAGTCACCTGGTGCTAGAAGTCAAGGTCGACAAAGCCATCGAAAATAATGTCGAGCGCGCTAAGGAGAGCTTGGTGAAAATGCTCCGCGAGCGGGGCATCTCCGGCACCTCGGCGGAGCGAGTGGCGGGCACACAGATCAAGATCAAGACCGACGCGGCGAATCTTGAGCGGGTGCGTGGTTTGTTGAAGAGCGACTTTGCCAACCTCACCATCGGCAACACGCAAACCTCGGGAGGGGCTACCGAGCTGGAGCTTAGCCTCAGCAAAGAAGAACTAAAGTCGCTGCGCGACTACGCTGTCGATCAATCGTTGGAAACCATCCGCAATCGCATCGACCAGTTTGGCGTCAGCGAGCCGATCATCCAGCGCCAGGGACAACAGGATATTTTGATTCAGCTTCCGGGTATTCAAGATCCGGAGCGAGCCAAGCAGATCGTCGGCAAGACGGCGCTGCTCGAATTCAAACTGGTGGACGAGTCGGCCGATATCGAACAGGCGATCAAGAGCGGACCGCCGCCCGGGCGCGAGGTGCTCTATGGTCAAGCGCCCCAACGCGAAGGCGCGAGCGAGAAGGCCGCCTACGTGCTCGAGGCGCGCGCGTTGATGACCGGCGAGTTCATTCAAGATGCCCGGGTGCGGCCGAGCGAGCAGCTCCAGGGCCCCTACGTAGAGTTGATCTTGAATTCGACGGGCGCCCGCTTGTTCGAGCAGATTACTTCGGCCAACGTCAAGCGGCGCCTCGCCATTGTCTTGGACAATCGAGTTTATTCCGCGCCGGTCATACAAGAACGCATCGGCGGCGGGCGCGCCTCGATCACCGGCAGCTTCGACATCAAGGAGGCGCGCGACCTGTCGATTATTCTGCGCGCCGGCGCATTGCCGGCCCCCGTGGAAATCGTCGAAGAGCGCACCGTGGGACCTTCCCTGGGCCGCGACTCGATCCAGCAAGGTGTCACCTCTTTTATTGTCGGCGGCGCGTTAGTCATCCTCTTCATGATTGCTTATTACAAAGGCGCGGGCCTGGTCGCCGTGGTCGCGTTGGTCTTCAACGTGCTTTTTATGATTGCGATCTTGGCTGGCTTTCAAGCCGTGCTCACTTTGCCCGGCATTGCCGGTATCGTTCTCACCGTCGGTATGGCGGTGGATGCCAACGTGCTGATCAATGAGCGCATTCGCGAGGAGTTACGCGCCGGTCGGGCGGTGCGCTCGGCCATCGAAGCCGGTTATCAAAATGCGCTGCCGGCGATTCTCGACTCCAATATCACGACTTTTCTATCCGGCGTGATTCTCTTCCAGTTCGGCACCGGGCCTATTAAGGGCTTCGCCGTAACGCTTTGCATCGGTATTCTCACGACGGTGCTCACGGCGGTTTATTTGACCCGTGTCTACTATGACTCTCGCCTCGGCAACCGCCGCTTGGAGCGCATCAGTATCTAA
- the yajC gene encoding preprotein translocase subunit YajC, translated as MFDLAYAQGAPGVAGPGPLMTIVPFILIFIIMYLMVIRPQQKKAKAHQDLLSKLKKNDEVMTSGGIYGKVVDLKENVVILEVAANVRIRVARPQIAAVLTAEKSPSKESSKE; from the coding sequence ATGTTCGACCTTGCCTACGCACAGGGGGCGCCGGGAGTGGCCGGGCCGGGGCCTTTGATGACGATCGTGCCCTTCATTTTGATTTTTATCATCATGTATCTCATGGTCATCCGGCCGCAGCAGAAAAAGGCCAAGGCCCATCAAGATCTGTTGAGCAAGCTGAAAAAGAACGACGAAGTGATGACCTCCGGCGGGATTTACGGTAAGGTAGTCGACTTAAAGGAAAATGTGGTGATACTGGAAGTGGCTGCCAACGTGCGCATTCGGGTCGCGCGCCCGCAGATCGCCGCCGTCCTGACGGCTGAGAAGAGCCCCAGCAAAGAATCATCGAAGGAGTAG